The genomic DNA ACCAACGAATTCGGTAGCAGAAGATGTCATGAGTTTTGCGGGTTACGACTCAAGAGGAAGGGTCACAGGAGCGTTCGCTTCAGCACTTCGCGAAACGGCTTCAACAAACTCCATGTATTTGACACCAGTTTTGAAGTCCGTCAGCGACACTTTTTTGTTTCCACGAATCGCGTCAACGAAGTCCTGCTCAACATTCCAGGAACCTTTTTCTTCCTCTGGAATTTCCATGAGCTGTAACTCCTTGTCATCTGCTCGGCCGCATGAGACTTTCTCCTGACCGTCGACAAATTCGACTTTGATAGTTCCTCGACTGCCGTAAAGATGGATCTGCAATCCCGGCCCAAACAGAGTGACACCACTGAGGTGGTACATGCAACGAACCCCACCTTTGAGCTCCGCCACGACTTGCAAACTGTCAGGGACGCCAACCTCGACAAAACAGTTCTCTTCAGGAAGCGGACGCGTCGGCTCAAAGAGTTCTGCTTGAGCGAAGACTTGCACAGGCTCGGGAGCCCATCGCATCAATGATTCATGCAGGATCCCCAGAGCAAGTGTGTTCTTCCCACTAAGCTCGGCATCCTGTCGCGGATGTAGTGGTTTGCTGTAATCCCAGAACTGGTCGTTGGCTCCCAGAACGATCACCTCGCGAAGGTCTCCAAGAAAATGTGTCTTCAGCAAGCTTGTGATTGCTGGACCGCACTCGAGTCCAAACGGACTGGGCACAATTTGTGCGACGAGTTCTGGATGAGCCTTGGACGCTTCCAGCATCTGTTTTGCTTCGTCGAGATTTCTGGCCATGCGGGCTTCAGTCAGAACATGCTTGCCCGCTTCCAGAGCAGCACAAGTGACTTCACAATGGAGATTCGGCCAGGTTCCAATGACAACGGCATCAATTTCTGGAGACGCGACCAGCTCTTGCCAGGTCTCGAATGTTTGCGGAATGCCGAACTCGTCAGCGACGCGTTGACTCGATTCTACGGTACTGTTCGCGACTGCTGAAATCTCGACCCCGTCAATCGCCTGAAGACCGGGGATGTGACGCACACGAGTATTTTCACCCGCTCCAATAAGCCCGATACGAATTGATTCTGACATAGCCAAGCACGCCTTTATAGTGTCCGCGGTGATAGTCGTCTGATCTTCTGAATATTCAGCTCGCGAGACAGAACCAGACAAACCGACTCGCGAATCGTATCAAAATCTGCAAAGGAGAGTTTCAATATTGTTGCAAATTGAGGCAGGCCAATCCCTGCATAATAATTCGCTGGGATAGTATCGACTTTTGGAAGCTGCAGGGAGTCTTGTTCAGAAGAACCGGAGAATCAGGAAAATTCACTGAACAAATTGACAGACATTTCGTTATATTCCGTATGGATCGGAAAATATTCTCTTTCAGTCTCGACAGAAGCAGGGAAAGGACCTCCCGGAATGGCAAGGAAGCAAGTCAATGTGGAGACTCTTCCGCAGTTGACCTCTATGTTCGACGAATGTGGATGGTCAGCGGTTTCAAGTGAAGTGAGCTGGTTTTCATTTCATGGGACTCTCCGCAGTATGCGTGAGCGGGTCCGATCCACTTTTCCGGAATATCCCGGGGTCTACGCCATGGTCAATGCTCAAGGGCATGTCGTTTATGTAGGGATGTCGAAAAAGCTTCCTAAGCGATTGCAGACCTATTTCTCTTCGACCACCAAACGCAAAAAGGAATCCTGGATTCGTCGTACAGCTGTCGGATTTTTGTGGCAACCGTTTCCGCATCCGTTGCTTGCGCGACTTCGCGAACGAGAATTAATTCGCCGATTTCGCCCGATGATCAATGTTCAAGGACATCCTGTACAAATGAAAGTCGGCTACATTGTCGCCACTCAGCAGACTGCAGAATCATTTCAACTGGTGACCGAAATCCCGAAACAGCATGCGGGCATCTGGGGACCGGTTCCCGTTAATCAATTGTCGAAGTCGGCTGTTGAAGAACTCAACATCCAGTTCGGTTTACGAGATTGCCCCAAGCGGACAGCGATGTATTTCGACGGAGACAAACAGGCTCCCGAGACAGTTCCGATTACGTGCATGCGAGCGGAATTGAAGACTTGCCTTGCTCCCTGTCTCGGCTCCTGCACAGAAGGAAAATATCAGCGAGCGTTCAAAAGTGCCAAGAGTTTTCTCAGCGGTCGCTCGCAAAAAGTGTTCAGCCAGATCGAAGAGGAGATGACGAAAGCTGCTCTGAATCGGCAATTTGAAGTGGCTGCCAAACTTCGAGATCGCACCAAAGGGTTCCGCTACGTGAACGATCACTTACGACGTTTTCACGACTGGAGCAGCCGAGCGAATTTCGTCTACCCCGTTCAGTGTGAGCTGTCACAGGCCGAACTTTGGATCATTGTCGTACGCGGAATTATTGTCGATGTCGTCCCGACTCCGAAAGAGACAGAGGATCGAACTCAGGTTGCGTCGATGATCGAGACTTCACGAAAACAGCTCAGCGGAGAGTCAGCCAAACGAAACGTCTCAGAACCGGGCGACTTTGAAGCTGCACGAATTCTGTTTCGCTGGTTTCAAAAAGAGAGTGACGAAACGCAAAAGCAATTCTCACTCGCGCAGGCATTAAAGCGACTGAACGCCCACAAACGAAAAGCGTCCTGAAGCTCAAAGAGTCACTTCGCTTCTAGAGCAGTTTGCTATACCGTGTGCCCATGAAGAACGCATTTTTCTTGTAAAAATGCTGTTCGCCACGAGGCCGAACCTGCAAACTAATTCGAAAGATGCTCTAGCGGAGAAGGAAGAAGATCAACACTTAAGTTCACTGGGATCGGGAGTTCATCTTTATCGCTTCGGACTTGAAAATATCCCCACAGTTCTGCTGTTCGCCCATCTTCAAGTGTGGCATCGATTCGGTAGCTGACCGGTGTGGGACGATCAAATGATCCGATCGAAACGAGTTGAGCCTCATTCGCACCGACACCCTGAATCTGATTCGGAACTTGAACCCAGGGCCCGTTGAGGTCTGTTTGAATTTGAATTTTGACTTCCTTGATGCCGACTCCCTCAGGCCAATTGAATTTGAGCGAAACCTCTTGCCCCGGTTGTGGAACGAGTGGTTGAACAATTGCATGAAACTCGCTGAAGAGTTTCAATTGTGGTGACGGCTCTGCGTGCTGTTCAGGATTCCAGTTCATGTGAAGTTTTTGTTCTCGATCGAGCCAGGACTCATTGAGCCAACCACGGTATTGCCCCATGCTCATCACCGATCCATTGCCCGGTTCTGGATGCGGAAGCCCAACCGTATGGCCGACTCCTTCGTGATAGATCACGCAATCGCTTCCCCTGTAGGGAACCCGCCAGCCATCGGCACTGACCAGCCCCCAACCTTTTCGCTGGTCTACGAGATAGGTCGCCCTGGCACCTCCGGAAGCGGCTCCGGGGAAGTGTTGTTGCCCGTTATAATTTCCCTCGAATTTGAAACCTGCGTCGTCCGGAACGAGTCGATAAAAATCGTCTAAAGGTCGCCAGTTGATCTCGGACAGAACGAGCAAAATCGGAAATGCAGGACTTTCGTTCTGGGCAAATTTCAATCGTCGATCTGTCTCACGGAGCGTCTTGAAAAAAATGGCGTTGGCGTCGCCCTCACGAAGTTGATCAGTGGTCAACTCTGAAACCAACGGAACTTCCTCCAGAACAGTTTTCAGAATTGATTGTCCACCGTATTCACGTCGATGAAACTGCTCGATCCGTTTGCAGTAGTAATCAACGCGGGCTTTCCAGTCTCGTAGCGGCTCGCGATCTTTGGGAACAAAGTAGACAACGCGAACTTCGATCTTTTCAATTGAATGCTTTCCATCCCACGTTCTCGGTTCGGCAGAGAGATGGGCAGCCCCCATCAGAACGAATATCACAAAAAACAGCGTGAGTATTTTGTGGAGTTGCATGTCGATGATAGTCCCGAAACAGTGAATGAGAGCGACGAACGTAACATGGGTGAACAGGCAATAGCCAATCATTCTCGAGGAAGGCGAGTGAGCGCTTCATCGCTGCCGACGACAACCAAGGTGTCGTTTTCACGGAGTTCCTCATCTGCACGAGGGAAGATCGTTTCCAGAACAGGTTCTTCTTCGGGGTTCGTTTTCTCCGCAGTTTCTCTGCGAATTACGACAAGATTGACCTCGTACCGGTTTCTCAAGGAAAGATCGCGAATCGTTTTTCCATGGAATGTTTTAGGAGCGCGAAACTCCATCAGCGTGAATCCGTCAGCCAGTTGAATAAAGTCAACCAGTTGTGGATTCGAGAGTTGCCGGGCGAGGCTTTCACCAGAAACTTTTTCTGGTTGAATGATTTTATCAGCACCAATTTTCTGGAAGATTTCCGCATGGAATTCTGACTGGGCACGGCAGATCACTTCAGGTATTCCGATTTGCTTAGCTAAGACCGTCGTCAACAATGCGGACTCAAACTGTTCCCCAATGGCGATCACACAAACGTCGACCTTATCTAAATCCTGGCTGAGTAAAACTGACTGATCCGTACTGTTTCCCCGGACAGCCACGTCAACGTCGTCTTTAATTTCGTTGACAGCCTTGCCGTCCCGGTCAATTGCGACGACCTGCACACCACTGGCAGAGAGCGTCTTCGCGAGTGTCATTCCAAATCTTCCGAGGCCTATCACGGCAATTTTTCTCATGTGGATGTCTCACTGAAATTGATCTGCGGTTGATTCGTAACGTTGTGCAAGTTTTCTCTGAACATGTGAACCACTGTTTCACCACTGTCCCTGTTACCCAAGTGTGACACGTTCAGTCGGGTATTCATAACGAGTTTGTCGACCTTCCCCGGCGAGCGCGAGCAGCAATGTGAGCGGGCCGATTCGCCCGAGGAACATAGCAACGATCACCACAATTCTTGAAGGGGCGGTGAGAGAAAATGTTGTAGAGGCAAATTCATTTGTATCCAGCTGAACCGTTGAAGAGACCCCGACCGTTCCGACGGCACTGGTCGCTTCGAACAAATGATCCAGAAACAACTCTGGGCGGCCTTCGAAAATGACAATCAAAATCGTTGTGACCATAACGGTCAGCAACGACGTAAAGACAATTGCTAACGCCCGGTTGACTGTTGTCTCCGAAATCGTTCGCCTGAAGGCTTCAACCTTTCTCCGTCCTCGAATCACGGTGAGTAATCCAACGGCTCCCACAGCGAAGACGATTGTCTTGATCCCGCCACCTG from Thalassoglobus polymorphus includes the following:
- a CDS encoding potassium channel family protein encodes the protein MRKIAVIGLGRFGMTLAKTLSASGVQVVAIDRDGKAVNEIKDDVDVAVRGNSTDQSVLLSQDLDKVDVCVIAIGEQFESALLTTVLAKQIGIPEVICRAQSEFHAEIFQKIGADKIIQPEKVSGESLARQLSNPQLVDFIQLADGFTLMEFRAPKTFHGKTIRDLSLRNRYEVNLVVIRRETAEKTNPEEEPVLETIFPRADEELRENDTLVVVGSDEALTRLPRE
- a CDS encoding Gfo/Idh/MocA family protein; this translates as MSESIRIGLIGAGENTRVRHIPGLQAIDGVEISAVANSTVESSQRVADEFGIPQTFETWQELVASPEIDAVVIGTWPNLHCEVTCAALEAGKHVLTEARMARNLDEAKQMLEASKAHPELVAQIVPSPFGLECGPAITSLLKTHFLGDLREVIVLGANDQFWDYSKPLHPRQDAELSGKNTLALGILHESLMRWAPEPVQVFAQAELFEPTRPLPEENCFVEVGVPDSLQVVAELKGGVRCMYHLSGVTLFGPGLQIHLYGSRGTIKVEFVDGQEKVSCGRADDKELQLMEIPEEEKGSWNVEQDFVDAIRGNKKVSLTDFKTGVKYMEFVEAVSRSAEANAPVTLPLES
- a CDS encoding GIY-YIG nuclease family protein, which gives rise to MARKQVNVETLPQLTSMFDECGWSAVSSEVSWFSFHGTLRSMRERVRSTFPEYPGVYAMVNAQGHVVYVGMSKKLPKRLQTYFSSTTKRKKESWIRRTAVGFLWQPFPHPLLARLRERELIRRFRPMINVQGHPVQMKVGYIVATQQTAESFQLVTEIPKQHAGIWGPVPVNQLSKSAVEELNIQFGLRDCPKRTAMYFDGDKQAPETVPITCMRAELKTCLAPCLGSCTEGKYQRAFKSAKSFLSGRSQKVFSQIEEEMTKAALNRQFEVAAKLRDRTKGFRYVNDHLRRFHDWSSRANFVYPVQCELSQAELWIIVVRGIIVDVVPTPKETEDRTQVASMIETSRKQLSGESAKRNVSEPGDFEAARILFRWFQKESDETQKQFSLAQALKRLNAHKRKAS